Genomic segment of Maricaulis maris:
TCTCAGCTACATCTTCTTTGCTGTGGTCGTCTCGATCAATGAGCCGGATTATTCTTGATCCTGCAAGTAGTACGCTCAAGCCGTATAGGAAGCTTTGTCGATCGCCCTCTACTTCGTGACAGTTCCCCACGCCAAGAAATTTGATCGACGGATACTTGGAACAAAATATTGCTTCGTAGCATGAAGCATCAAATCCCGCGTCGGTTCGGGACATCTCGCCTTCGCACAATACGACTGTTTCTGGCGCCACGAGTGAAGCGAAATCGTCGAGCGCAACATTTAGAACCTCGTCCCAAAATCTTCTGTCTGGCACTTCGGGTTCGAGCGTTACGCTGGAGTCAAAATCGCATTTGCCAAAATCCAGAAAGACAACCTGATCTGAGTTTTCTTTATATAAGTCACGTGCTCGCCGCATCATCCCAATGGAGTGGGTGGCGAGCCATAGTTGGCTGCGATCTGGTACAAGCTTGAACAACTCTTCTAGCAGCTTCGCTTGTAACCTCGGGTTCATGTGCGCCTCGGGCTCGTCAATGCAATAAACCGTCTCGTTAAATGCTTTGCGTTTCACGATAATGTCGAGGATCAAGTCGAATGCGGCTTTCTCGCCACCGGAGAGGTTCTGATATGGAAATCTTTTGCTAGTTCCTTTATCAAAAAAGAAGGTGCCGTCTTCGAGCGGGTCTCCAAAGTCATTCAGAGTTAGGTCGCCAAACAGGCGCTTCATTGACGCTCGAATGTCGCCAATAGTCTTCCGTCTAAATTCACCAATAGTTGTGTCTTCGCTTTCATCCTTGTAAACGGATGCAAAGACCTGTGAAATCATTCGGCTGTAATTCTTTGATACTGTCGCATCATTGTCGCTGAACCTGTTAATACTATTTTCGTCTAAGGGGGAGCCTAGGTGTGAACTCTCATAAGGTTGTTCATCGGGATTGAGTCCTTGAGACTGGTTGTTGCGACACAATCAGCAGGAGGATCGCCCCCGATGAACAGCCATAGAAATGCCAGAACCACACCGTTTTCGCGAGCCCTGATTGTCGAACGCCGACTGTCGGGCGAGA
This window contains:
- a CDS encoding AAA family ATPase, giving the protein MISQVFASVYKDESEDTTIGEFRRKTIGDIRASMKRLFGDLTLNDFGDPLEDGTFFFDKGTSKRFPYQNLSGGEKAAFDLILDIIVKRKAFNETVYCIDEPEAHMNPRLQAKLLEELFKLVPDRSQLWLATHSIGMMRRARDLYKENSDQVVFLDFGKCDFDSSVTLEPEVPDRRFWDEVLNVALDDFASLVAPETVVLCEGEMSRTDAGFDASCYEAIFCSKYPSIKFLGVGNCHEVEGDRQSFLYGLSVLLAGSRIIRLIDRDDHSKEDVAEKKRE